A genome region from Bacillaceae bacterium IKA-2 includes the following:
- a CDS encoding DsrE/DsrF/DrsH-like family protein — protein MTKRLAIIASNGGLFDAYKVFNIATAAAATDIEVGIFFTFEGLNLIHKQAYGNLEMPKGKEHFAEGFKNANVPSIPELVDMVVEMDVKIIACQMTMDVMSLKKEDFIDGIDVGGAVAFLDFANDANITLTF, from the coding sequence ATGACAAAACGATTAGCAATTATTGCAAGTAATGGTGGATTATTTGATGCATATAAAGTATTTAATATTGCAACAGCAGCAGCTGCAACTGATATAGAAGTAGGGATCTTTTTTACTTTTGAAGGTTTAAATTTAATTCATAAACAAGCCTATGGTAATTTGGAAATGCCAAAAGGAAAAGAACATTTTGCCGAAGGATTTAAAAATGCAAACGTGCCAAGTATTCCAGAATTAGTTGACATGGTCGTAGAGATGGACGTTAAAATTATCGCATGTCAAATGACGATGGATGTTATGTCTTTGAAGAAGGAAGATTTTATTGACGGTATTGATGTAGGTGGTGCAGTCGCATTTTTAGATTTTGCAAATGATGCCAATATCACACTTACATTTTAA
- a CDS encoding sulfurtransferase TusA family protein encodes MAEITVNKVLDAKGLACPMPIIKTKKEIQTLEPGQIIEIQATDKGSKADLEAWAKATGNQYIGMIEDGDVLKHYLRKADPAELKEETMHPHVVTIDELQEKVNGDEKITILDVRESAEYAFGHIDGAKSIPLGELEERFEELEKDSDIHVICRSASRSDVAAQQLTEKGYTTKNVLGGMKDWKGSLNKLN; translated from the coding sequence ATGGCAGAAATCACAGTTAATAAAGTTCTTGATGCAAAAGGGTTAGCTTGCCCAATGCCAATTATTAAAACAAAAAAAGAAATTCAAACGCTTGAGCCTGGGCAGATCATTGAAATTCAAGCAACAGACAAAGGTTCCAAAGCAGACCTTGAAGCATGGGCAAAAGCAACGGGCAATCAGTATATAGGTATGATTGAAGATGGTGATGTCCTAAAGCATTACCTCCGAAAGGCGGATCCCGCTGAACTAAAAGAAGAAACGATGCACCCTCATGTCGTAACGATTGATGAACTTCAAGAAAAGGTAAACGGAGATGAAAAAATTACAATATTAGATGTTCGGGAATCGGCAGAATATGCTTTTGGCCATATTGACGGTGCAAAATCAATACCTTTAGGAGAACTTGAAGAACGATTTGAGGAACTTGAAAAAGATAGCGATATCCATGTTATTTGCCGCTCAGCTTCAAGAAGTGATGTAGCTGCACAACAATTGACTGAAAAAGGTTATACGACAAAAAACGTTTTAGGTGGAATGAAAGACTGGAAAGGTTCGCTAAATAAACTTAATTAA
- a CDS encoding sulfurtransferase TusA family protein, which produces MTADKVLDAKNLACPMPIVKTKKAMNDLESGQVLEIHATDKGAKNDLTAWAKATGHELVADSEENDIFKFWIKKG; this is translated from the coding sequence ATGACAGCAGATAAAGTATTAGATGCAAAGAATTTAGCTTGTCCAATGCCAATCGTCAAAACGAAAAAAGCAATGAATGATCTAGAAAGCGGTCAAGTATTAGAAATTCATGCAACAGATAAAGGAGCAAAAAATGACCTTACAGCTTGGGCAAAAGCAACTGGTCATGAATTAGTCGCTGACTCTGAAGAAAATGACATCTTTAAATTTTGGATTAAAAAAGGTTAA
- a CDS encoding ABC transporter permease, whose amino-acid sequence MTLLEVFVQRWDLLKVAFIDHMFLVFVAMAFATVISVSLGIILSSARKFAEFIIGITAVLQTIPSLALLGFMIPLVGIGKTNAIIALTAYALLPILRNTYTGIVEVDSAAVEAGKGMGMTRGQILRKIELPLALPIIMAGIRTATVITIGVATLATFVGAGGLGDLIMRGIQMQNTNLILVGAIPAALLALSSDFILKRIEKAATPQGLKKT is encoded by the coding sequence ATGACACTACTTGAAGTTTTCGTTCAGAGATGGGACTTGTTAAAAGTTGCTTTTATTGATCATATGTTTTTAGTTTTTGTTGCAATGGCCTTTGCGACAGTAATATCAGTTTCGTTAGGAATTATTTTAAGTAGTGCTAGAAAATTTGCTGAATTTATTATTGGAATCACCGCAGTTTTACAAACAATACCTAGCTTAGCGTTACTTGGCTTTATGATTCCATTAGTTGGGATTGGAAAGACAAATGCAATTATTGCTTTAACAGCCTATGCGTTACTGCCAATCTTACGGAATACATATACCGGAATAGTTGAAGTAGATTCGGCAGCTGTCGAAGCAGGTAAAGGAATGGGCATGACCCGAGGTCAAATCCTCCGTAAAATAGAATTACCATTAGCTTTACCAATCATTATGGCAGGAATTCGAACCGCTACTGTTATTACGATTGGTGTAGCAACATTAGCAACTTTTGTTGGTGCAGGCGGCCTTGGGGATTTAATTATGCGTGGTATCCAAATGCAAAACACAAATTTAATTCTTGTTGGTGCTATTCCTGCAGCATTACTAGCACTTTCGAGTGACTTTATTTTAAAACGAATTGAGAAAGCTGCAACACCACAAGGACTTAAAAAAACATAA
- a CDS encoding MBL fold metallo-hydrolase, whose product MTLKTPTSRTITAGEITKKVFNKEHLFILDVRNEDAFSDWKIEGTNFVHLNIPYFELLDGVEAILDQLPKNEEILVACAKEGASIMVADLLNEAGIKAGYLVGGMKTWSEHLEPVKVGNLKDGGELYQFVRIGKGCLSYMAVSNGEAAIIDATRMTDVYLDFAKSIGAEIKHIFDTHLHADHISGGRIIAETTGATYWLPPKDAEEVVFTYSPLEGGNDVTIGTTKINIEPIYSPGHTIGSTSFVIDDKYLLTGDILFIDSIGRPDLAGLAADWVKDLRETLYDRYRKLSNDLIVMPAHFMIVAELNDDGSVSRKLGTLLEENHGLNITDEEQFRKMVSENLPPQPNAYQEIRETNMGKISPDSDKQTEMEIGPNRCAVR is encoded by the coding sequence ATGACTTTAAAAACACCGACTTCAAGAACGATAACTGCAGGTGAAATCACAAAAAAAGTATTTAATAAGGAGCACTTATTCATTTTAGACGTTCGGAACGAAGATGCGTTTAGTGACTGGAAAATTGAAGGAACAAACTTTGTCCATTTAAATATACCTTATTTTGAGTTGCTTGATGGGGTCGAAGCAATCCTTGATCAGCTACCAAAAAATGAAGAAATATTAGTTGCTTGTGCAAAAGAAGGCGCATCGATTATGGTTGCCGATCTGCTTAACGAAGCGGGCATCAAAGCAGGTTACCTTGTTGGAGGAATGAAAACATGGAGTGAGCATTTAGAGCCAGTCAAAGTCGGTAACTTAAAGGACGGTGGCGAACTGTATCAATTTGTGAGAATCGGTAAAGGTTGTCTATCATATATGGCTGTTTCAAACGGCGAAGCGGCGATCATTGATGCAACACGAATGACAGATGTCTATCTTGATTTTGCCAAATCGATAGGTGCTGAGATTAAGCACATATTTGATACACATCTCCATGCAGATCATATTTCTGGTGGTAGAATCATTGCCGAAACAACAGGTGCAACATACTGGTTACCACCGAAAGATGCTGAAGAAGTGGTTTTTACTTATAGCCCATTAGAAGGCGGAAATGATGTTACGATTGGAACGACGAAAATCAATATTGAGCCAATCTATTCACCAGGACATACAATTGGTTCAACATCATTTGTCATCGATGACAAATATTTATTAACAGGAGACATTCTCTTTATCGACTCGATCGGCCGCCCAGACTTAGCTGGACTTGCCGCAGACTGGGTAAAAGATTTAAGAGAAACATTGTATGACCGTTACAGGAAATTATCAAATGACTTAATCGTCATGCCGGCTCATTTTATGATCGTTGCAGAATTAAATGATGACGGTAGTGTTTCAAGAAAATTAGGTACGCTTTTAGAAGAAAATCATGGTTTGAACATTACAGATGAGGAACAATTCAGAAAAATGGTTTCTGAAAACTTACCACCACAACCGAATGCATATCAAGAAATTCGTGAAACGAATATGGGTAAAATAAGCCCAGACAGCGACAAACAAACAGAAATGGAAATTGGTCCAAACCGTTGTGCAGTAAGATAA
- a CDS encoding carbonic anhydrase has protein sequence MDSIGLSKNNEKFIKNKKQDDPNYFEKLRKGQTPEFFVLACSDSRVSPSVITQMPLGEMFIHRNIANQVNANDESFSTSLYYALVHLKVKKIIIKGHTDCGGVNAAWNNVDDVELGGWLGKIRAELPNRDDNGDLSLDELSKENLLNQIKNVKQHPIYLEYGHSVEILGALFHVESGEIEWVSLNEKESLTVSK, from the coding sequence ATGGACTCAATAGGGTTATCAAAAAATAACGAGAAGTTTATTAAGAATAAAAAACAAGATGATCCCAATTATTTTGAAAAACTTAGAAAAGGACAAACGCCAGAATTTTTTGTGTTAGCTTGTAGTGACTCTAGAGTAAGCCCATCTGTGATTACACAAATGCCTCTCGGAGAAATGTTTATTCATCGTAATATAGCGAACCAAGTAAATGCAAATGATGAAAGTTTTTCAACAAGCTTGTATTATGCTCTTGTTCATTTAAAAGTCAAAAAAATTATTATAAAAGGTCATACAGATTGTGGCGGAGTAAATGCTGCATGGAATAATGTTGATGATGTAGAGTTGGGTGGGTGGCTCGGTAAAATTAGAGCGGAGCTTCCAAACAGAGATGATAACGGTGATCTTTCCCTTGATGAATTATCAAAAGAAAATCTCTTAAATCAAATTAAAAATGTAAAGCAGCATCCGATCTATTTAGAATATGGTCATTCCGTTGAGATCCTAGGTGCGCTATTTCATGTAGAATCAGGGGAAATCGAGTGGGTAAGTTTAAATGAAAAAGAAAGTCTAACTGTTAGCAAATAA
- a CDS encoding sulfurtransferase TusA family protein: MKMIKSNQTLDAKNLACPMPIVKTKKMIGELSPGQVLEILATDKGSTADLKAWADGTGHQYLGTIDDAGVLKHYLRKASSDDEKPETSHPDVVQNEELAKKQEAGEKITILDVREEAEFSFNHVPGSVSIPLGDLENRISELNKEDEIYIICRTGNRSDFAAQKLTQNGFTKVWNVVPGICQWTGPTEKNI, from the coding sequence ATGAAGATGATTAAATCAAATCAAACATTAGATGCAAAAAACTTAGCTTGCCCAATGCCTATCGTCAAAACAAAAAAAATGATTGGTGAACTTTCTCCAGGCCAAGTGCTTGAAATTCTAGCAACGGATAAAGGCTCAACCGCTGATTTAAAAGCGTGGGCTGATGGTACGGGTCACCAATATTTAGGAACAATTGACGATGCAGGTGTCTTAAAACATTACTTACGAAAAGCAAGTAGTGACGACGAGAAGCCGGAAACGAGTCATCCAGATGTCGTTCAAAACGAAGAATTAGCAAAGAAACAAGAAGCCGGTGAAAAGATCACGATCTTAGACGTCCGTGAAGAAGCAGAATTTTCATTTAACCATGTTCCTGGTTCTGTTTCAATTCCACTAGGAGACTTAGAAAATCGCATTTCTGAGCTAAACAAAGAAGATGAGATTTATATTATTTGCCGAACTGGAAACAGAAGTGACTTTGCGGCACAGAAACTTACGCAAAACGGCTTTACAAAAGTATGGAATGTTGTTCCTGGTATTTGTCAATGGACCGGTCCAACTGAGAAAAACATCTAA
- a CDS encoding betaine/proline/choline family ABC transporter ATP-binding protein — protein sequence MIEFKNITKTYEDGFQALKKINLHVREGELIVLIGPSGCGKTTTMRMVNRMIDPSEGEIFINGENILEKNPVLLRRNIGYVIQQIGLLSHMTIEENIAIVPKLKKWNKERYAARVDELLNLVGMDPATFKKRYPAELSGGQQQRIGVIRALAADPPVILMDEPFSALDPISREQLQDELVRLQDEIKKTIVFVTHDMDEAIKIATRIAIMRDGEIVQVDTPDRILRHPKDDFVRDFIGKERLNKELGAQPTAIDLMLNKAITAKPTRGLAEAFNLMKKNAVDQLYISSIHHQLLGIVSLEEVKSNYKDEDKVLQDIMQTALIKVDPDTSMAEVAELFTTKDIRTLPVVDKDILKGIITRSSMIRGIAEWEQQEEVANNDTT from the coding sequence ATGATTGAGTTTAAGAACATAACGAAAACTTATGAAGATGGTTTTCAGGCCCTTAAAAAAATTAACTTGCATGTAAGGGAAGGTGAACTTATCGTGTTAATCGGTCCTTCGGGTTGTGGAAAAACAACAACGATGAGGATGGTTAATCGGATGATTGATCCTTCCGAAGGAGAAATTTTTATTAATGGTGAGAATATATTAGAAAAAAACCCTGTTCTGCTACGCCGTAACATCGGTTATGTTATTCAACAAATAGGTTTGCTTTCGCATATGACGATTGAAGAGAATATAGCGATTGTGCCTAAGTTAAAAAAATGGAATAAAGAAAGATATGCTGCACGTGTTGATGAATTATTAAACTTAGTTGGAATGGATCCCGCTACTTTTAAGAAACGTTACCCTGCTGAATTATCTGGGGGCCAGCAACAACGTATTGGGGTTATCAGAGCATTAGCCGCCGATCCACCTGTTATCTTAATGGACGAGCCTTTTAGTGCGTTGGATCCAATAAGTAGAGAGCAGCTACAAGATGAATTAGTTCGCCTTCAAGATGAGATTAAGAAAACAATCGTTTTTGTTACACACGATATGGATGAAGCGATTAAAATTGCTACTCGTATTGCCATTATGCGCGACGGTGAGATAGTCCAAGTCGATACTCCAGATAGAATACTTCGTCATCCGAAAGACGATTTTGTTCGGGATTTTATCGGGAAAGAGCGTTTGAATAAAGAGTTAGGCGCTCAGCCTACTGCTATTGACTTGATGTTAAATAAAGCTATTACTGCAAAGCCGACAAGGGGTTTAGCAGAAGCATTCAATTTGATGAAAAAAAATGCAGTTGACCAACTTTATATTTCTAGTATTCATCATCAATTGCTAGGGATTGTTTCATTAGAGGAAGTGAAGAGCAATTATAAAGACGAGGACAAAGTTCTTCAGGACATCATGCAAACAGCGCTAATAAAAGTCGATCCTGATACATCAATGGCTGAAGTCGCAGAGCTTTTTACTACCAAAGATATACGAACTTTACCAGTTGTCGACAAAGATATCTTAAAAGGTATCATTACACGCTCAAGTATGATTCGTGGAATTGCAGAGTGGGAGCAGCAAGAGGAGGTGGCCAATAATGACACTACTTGA
- a CDS encoding MBL fold metallo-hydrolase — protein MTSKTPISRTITAGEITKKVFNKEHLFILDVRNEDAFSDWKIEGTNFVHLNVPYFELIDGVEEILDQLPKNEEILVACAKEGASIMVADLLNEAGIKAGYLVGGMKTWSEHLEPVKVGNLKDGGELYQFVRIGKGCLSYMAVSNGEAAIIDATRMTDVYLDFAKSIGAEIKHIFDTHLHADHISGGRIIAETTGATYWLPPKDAEEVVFTYSPLEGGNDVTIGTTKINIEPIYSPGHTIGSTSFVIDDKYLLTGDILFIDSIGRPDLAGLAADWVKDLRETLYDRYRKLSNDLIVMPAHFMIVAELNDDGSVSRKLGTLLEENHGLNITDEEQFRKMVSENLPPQPNAYQEIRETNMGKISPDSDKQTEMEIGPNRCAVR, from the coding sequence ATGACTTCAAAAACACCGATTTCAAGAACGATAACTGCTGGTGAAATTACAAAAAAAGTATTTAATAAGGAGCACTTATTCATTTTAGACGTTCGGAACGAAGATGCGTTTAGTGACTGGAAAATTGAAGGAACAAATTTTGTCCATTTAAATGTACCTTATTTTGAACTAATTGATGGCGTTGAAGAGATCCTTGATCAGCTACCAAAAAATGAAGAAATATTAGTTGCTTGTGCAAAAGAAGGCGCATCGATTATGGTTGCCGATCTGCTTAACGAAGCGGGCATCAAAGCAGGTTACCTTGTTGGAGGAATGAAAACATGGAGTGAGCATTTAGAGCCAGTCAAAGTTGGAAACTTAAAAGATGGCGGCGAACTGTATCAATTTGTAAGAATCGGTAAAGGTTGCTTATCATACATGGCTGTTTCAAACGGTGAAGCTGCGATCATTGATGCAACTAGAATGACAGATGTCTATCTTGATTTTGCCAAATCAATTGGTGCAGAAATTAAGCACATATTTGATACACACCTCCACGCAGATCATATTTCTGGCGGTAGAATCATTGCCGAAACAACAGGTGCAACATACTGGTTACCACCGAAAGATGCTGAAGAAGTGGTTTTTACTTATAGCCCATTAGAAGGCGGAAATGATGTTACGATTGGAACGACGAAAATCAATATTGAGCCAATCTATTCACCAGGACATACAATTGGTTCAACATCATTTGTCATCGATGACAAATATTTATTAACAGGAGACATTCTCTTTATCGACTCGATCGGCCGCCCAGACTTAGCTGGACTTGCCGCAGACTGGGTAAAAGATTTAAGAGAAACATTGTATGACCGTTACAGGAAATTATCAAATGACTTAATCGTCATGCCGGCTCATTTTATGATCGTTGCAGAATTAAATGATGACGGTAGTGTTTCAAGAAAATTAGGTACGCTTTTAGAAGAAAATCATGGTTTGAACATTACAGATGAGGAACAATTCAGAAAAATGGTTTCTGAAAACTTACCACCACAACCGAATGCATATCAAGAAATTCGTGAAACGAATATGGGTAAAATAAGCCCAGACAGCGACAAACAAACAGAAATGGAAATTGGTCCAAACCGTTGTGCCGTAAGATAA
- a CDS encoding DsrE/DsrF/DrsH-like family protein has product MEKKKTTIILFSGDLDKALAAFIIANGAAAYDHEVTIFSTFWGLNAFRKDEQVPVKKNLLEKMFGMMMPRGPKKLGLSKMQFAGMGPKMIKHVMKKHNAMQLPELIEMAQEQGVKLVACTMTMDLLGLKEEELIDGLEYAGVAAYLGDAADGNVNLFI; this is encoded by the coding sequence ATGGAAAAAAAGAAAACGACGATCATTTTATTTAGCGGAGACCTTGATAAAGCGCTTGCCGCGTTTATTATCGCAAACGGAGCTGCGGCATACGATCATGAAGTAACGATCTTCTCAACATTTTGGGGCTTAAATGCGTTCCGAAAAGATGAGCAAGTTCCTGTAAAAAAGAATTTACTAGAAAAAATGTTTGGCATGATGATGCCACGCGGCCCAAAAAAACTTGGACTTTCAAAGATGCAGTTTGCAGGTATGGGTCCAAAAATGATCAAGCATGTAATGAAAAAACATAATGCCATGCAATTGCCAGAACTAATTGAAATGGCACAAGAGCAAGGAGTAAAATTAGTCGCCTGTACGATGACGATGGATTTACTAGGCCTTAAAGAAGAAGAATTGATTGATGGTCTTGAATATGCCGGTGTAGCTGCCTACTTAGGCGATGCTGCCGACGGTAATGTTAACTTATTCATCTAA
- a CDS encoding sulfurtransferase TusA family protein, protein MTADKVLDAKNLACPMPIVKTKKAMNDLESGQVLEIHATDKGAKNDLTAWAKATGHELVADSEENDIFKFWIKKG, encoded by the coding sequence ATGACAGCAGATAAAGTATTAGATGCAAAGAATTTAGCTTGTCCAATGCCAATCGTCAAAACGAAAAAAGCAATGAATGATCTAGAAAGCGGTCAAGTATTAGAAATTCATGCAACAGACAAAGGAGCAAAAAATGACCTTACAGCTTGGGCAAAAGCAACTGGTCATGAATTAGTCGCTGACTCTGAAGAAAATGACATCTTTAAATTTTGGATTAAAAAAGGTTAA
- a CDS encoding solute carrier family 26 protein: MLKKFIPALDWMANYKRTDLSGDLSAGLIVAIMLIPQGMAYAMLAGLPPVIGLYASTIPLLIYALFGTSRQLAVGPVAMVSLLVLTGVSTIAKPGSEEYIALVLLLMLMIGVIQFLMGVFRLGFLVNFLSHAVISAFTSAAAIIIGLSQLKHLLGVQLEAGKDVFKLIFEAIVRTSEINTITLSIGLISILILIFMKKNVPKIPGPLLVVVLSIIVVYGLKLESFGVKIIGEVPSGLPSLSLPEINMSALMALLPIAVTISLIGFMESIAMAKAIAAKEKYKIVPNKELIGLGLANIGGSFFSGYPVTGGFSRSAVNYQSGAKTPLASIITAILIFLTLLFFTELFYYLPNAVLAAIIMVAVYGLIDIKEAKSLFKVRSLDGWTWVITFVATFVLGIEMGILVGVAFSLIVFIGRSAYPHVAELGFLKEENVYRNIKRYPDALVDEKVIIFRFDASLYFANMTFFETKLSERIVAKPKTKWVILDFSGVNTIDAVALHSLKELIETYNEASIEFLFSGVKGPVLDLMKKAGFTEKTTKKISYFSIEHALKEITENK; encoded by the coding sequence ATGTTGAAAAAGTTTATTCCTGCTCTCGATTGGATGGCTAATTATAAAAGGACTGATTTAAGTGGAGACTTATCTGCAGGTTTAATCGTAGCGATTATGTTGATTCCACAAGGAATGGCCTATGCAATGTTGGCCGGTCTGCCTCCAGTTATCGGGCTTTATGCTTCAACGATTCCACTATTGATTTATGCCTTATTTGGGACATCTAGACAGTTAGCCGTCGGTCCAGTTGCGATGGTTTCACTATTAGTACTAACTGGGGTATCAACTATAGCTAAACCAGGTTCTGAGGAATATATTGCGCTTGTATTATTGCTCATGTTAATGATTGGTGTTATTCAATTTTTGATGGGTGTTTTCAGATTAGGTTTTTTAGTCAATTTTCTATCACATGCAGTCATTAGTGCATTTACTTCGGCAGCTGCAATCATTATTGGTTTAAGTCAATTAAAACATTTATTAGGAGTGCAATTAGAAGCAGGTAAAGATGTTTTTAAACTAATTTTTGAAGCAATCGTAAGAACATCTGAAATCAACACCATTACATTATCAATTGGTTTAATAAGTATATTAATTCTAATTTTTATGAAGAAAAATGTACCGAAAATACCAGGCCCACTTTTAGTAGTCGTATTAAGTATTATTGTTGTTTATGGGTTAAAACTTGAAAGTTTCGGGGTTAAAATTATCGGTGAGGTTCCAAGTGGCTTACCGTCACTTTCGCTACCTGAAATCAATATGAGTGCTTTAATGGCTTTACTTCCGATTGCAGTGACGATTTCCTTGATTGGATTTATGGAATCTATTGCAATGGCAAAAGCAATAGCTGCAAAAGAAAAGTATAAAATTGTTCCAAACAAAGAGTTAATCGGCTTAGGACTTGCTAATATAGGAGGATCTTTCTTCTCTGGTTATCCAGTAACAGGTGGATTTTCTCGTTCAGCAGTTAATTATCAATCAGGAGCGAAAACACCGCTGGCATCAATCATTACCGCGATTTTAATTTTCTTAACGTTGCTATTTTTTACAGAACTATTTTATTACTTGCCAAATGCTGTTTTAGCGGCAATCATTATGGTTGCGGTTTACGGATTAATTGACATAAAGGAAGCGAAATCTTTATTTAAAGTACGAAGTCTCGATGGCTGGACATGGGTTATTACCTTTGTTGCAACATTTGTGTTAGGAATTGAGATGGGTATTTTAGTAGGTGTTGCATTTTCACTAATTGTTTTTATCGGAAGAAGTGCTTATCCACATGTCGCTGAACTCGGGTTTTTAAAGGAAGAGAACGTTTATCGTAATATTAAACGTTATCCTGATGCTTTAGTAGATGAAAAGGTGATAATCTTTCGTTTTGACGCATCATTATATTTTGCGAATATGACATTTTTTGAAACGAAATTAAGTGAAAGAATTGTCGCAAAACCGAAAACGAAATGGGTGATTTTAGATTTTTCTGGTGTTAATACCATTGATGCTGTTGCCCTACACTCTTTAAAAGAACTTATTGAAACATATAATGAAGCCAGTATCGAGTTTTTGTTTTCTGGAGTAAAAGGTCCAGTGCTTGATTTAATGAAAAAAGCAGGGTTTACAGAAAAAACAACTAAAAAAATCTCATACTTTTCTATTGAACATGCTTTAAAAGAAATCACAGAAAATAAGTAA
- a CDS encoding sulfurtransferase TusA family protein: protein MKMIKTNQTLDAKNLACPMPIVKTKKMIGELAPGQVLEILATDKGSTADLKAWADGTGHQYLGTIEDAGVLKHYLRKASSDEEKPETNHPDVVQNEELAKKQEAGEKITVLDVREEAEYSFNHVPGSVSIPLGDLENRISELKKEDEIYIICRTGKRSDFAAQKLAQNGFTKVWNVVPGICEWTGPTEKNI from the coding sequence ATGAAGATGATTAAAACAAATCAAACATTAGATGCAAAAAACTTAGCTTGCCCAATGCCAATCGTCAAAACAAAAAAAATGATTGGTGAACTTGCACCAGGCCAAGTGCTTGAAATTCTAGCAACGGATAAAGGCTCAACCGCTGATTTAAAAGCGTGGGCTGATGGCACGGGTCACCAATATTTAGGAACGATTGAGGATGCTGGTGTCTTAAAACATTACTTACGAAAAGCGAGTAGCGACGAAGAAAAGCCAGAAACGAATCATCCAGATGTCGTTCAAAATGAAGAATTAGCCAAGAAACAAGAAGCGGGTGAAAAGATCACGGTCTTAGACGTCCGTGAAGAAGCAGAATATTCGTTTAACCACGTTCCTGGATCTGTTTCAATTCCACTAGGTGACTTAGAAAATCGTATTTCTGAACTAAAGAAGGAAGATGAGATTTACATTATTTGCCGAACTGGAAAGAGAAGTGACTTTGCAGCACAGAAATTAGCGCAAAATGGGTTTACAAAAGTATGGAATGTTGTCCCAGGTATTTGCGAATGGACCGGCCCAACTGAGAAAAATATCTAA
- a CDS encoding rhodanese-like domain-containing protein yields MDIVINIALFAVVIWFLAQRFIPAKGVKQITTSDLKPMLKEKSIQFIDVRTPMEYKSNHIRQFQNTPLANLAQKYQQLSKEKEVVLICQSGMRSNKASKKLKKYGFTKVTNVKGGMSAWV; encoded by the coding sequence GTGGACATAGTCATCAACATAGCGCTTTTTGCAGTTGTAATTTGGTTTTTAGCACAACGGTTTATTCCTGCAAAAGGAGTAAAACAAATCACGACTAGCGATTTAAAACCAATGCTAAAAGAAAAAAGTATTCAATTTATTGATGTCCGAACACCAATGGAATATAAATCCAACCATATACGCCAGTTTCAAAATACGCCACTAGCCAACCTAGCACAAAAATATCAGCAATTGTCAAAAGAAAAAGAAGTAGTTCTTATCTGTCAAAGTGGAATGCGAAGTAATAAAGCGAGTAAAAAATTAAAAAAGTATGGATTTACAAAAGTGACAAATGTTAAAGGCGGTATGTCAGCCTGGGTTTGA
- a CDS encoding DsrE/DsrF/DrsH-like family protein — translation MEKKKTTIILFSGDLDKALAAFIIANGAAAYDHEVTIFSTFWGLNAFRKDEQVPVKKNLLEKMFGMMMPRGPKKLGLSKMQFAGMGPKMIKHVMKKHNAMQLPELIEMAQEQGVKLVACTMTMDLLGLKEEELIDGLEYAGVAAYLGDAADGNVNLFI, via the coding sequence ATGGAAAAAAAGAAAACGACGATCATTTTATTTAGCGGAGACCTTGATAAAGCGCTTGCCGCGTTTATTATCGCAAACGGTGCTGCGGCATACGATCATGAAGTAACGATCTTTTCAACATTTTGGGGCTTAAATGCGTTCCGAAAAGATGAGCAAGTTCCCGTAAAAAAGAATTTACTAGAAAAAATGTTTGGCATGATGATGCCACGCGGCCCAAAAAAACTTGGACTTTCAAAGATGCAGTTTGCAGGTATGGGTCCAAAAATGATCAAGCATGTAATGAAAAAACATAATGCCATGCAATTGCCAGAACTAATTGAAATGGCACAAGAGCAAGGAGTAAAATTAGTCGCCTGTACGATGACGATGGATTTACTAGGCCTTAAAGAAGAAGAATTGATTGATGGTCTTGAATATGCCGGTGTAGCTGCCTACTTAGGCGATGCTGCCGACGGTAATGTTAACTTATTCATCTAA